The nucleotide sequence CGCGCACGGCTGCGGCAAACGAGCACTCGAATTCCTGCAGGTATTCGGCTTCATCCATGCCCCGGCGGGCAGCCGCCAGCTCGCTTGCGGGCAGGTAGCCCGTTTCGGAAGCGGGAAAGCGAAACCGCGACCACAGTCCTTCGGTATCCGCGCCAGCCTGCTGCCACACGTCGTAGAGCAGGTTGTCCGTGCCCTGGGGCGTGCCGCAAAACAGCGCCCGGCCCTGACGGTCGGCCAGCATGGGGCGCAGCACCTGCGTCCAGACCTGCCGGGGCATATCTGCCGGTTCGTCCAGCACCAGATCGTCCAGATACAGACCGCGCAGGGCCTGTGCGTTTTCCGTGCCCAGCAGGCGGATGCGTCCGCCTGTGGGCAGCACGCAGGCGAGCTCGCTTTCGAGAAATCGCGTGCCTGGCACGGCCCCGGCAAAGCGTTTGCAGTAATCCCATGCCACAGCCTTGGCCTGCCCCAGAAAGGGCGCGGCATAGGCAGCGCGCCAGTCGTCCCGGCCCACGCGTAAAGCCTGGCGCACAAGGTCATTGATCGCGGCCACGGTTTTGCCAAAGCGCCTGTGGCAGAGCAGCACGCAAAAGCGTGAACGCTCCTCGTGAAAGCGCCATTGCAGCGGCCGGGGGCTGTAGGGGATGACGTGCGGTTCTGGCTGGGACATGGAATAGCACCCTTATAACGTTGCAGGTAAAACTGGCTGCGCGGGCTGGTTGTGTCGCGTGTTGGCGCCGTCTGGCTGGTTGTTGGCCGCGTGGCTGGCGGTGCGTTTTGTTGTTTGCCCGGCTTTGCGCCCGGCGGTGCGTTTTGTTGTTTGCCCGGCTTTGCGCCCGGCCTTTTGCGATGCGTGGGGCAGTCTGCCGGACGCGGCGCAGGGCGGCCCGCCCCACACGACCACCATGCGGGGCTCGGCTTCGGTTGGTTCGTCGTCGCGCAGCGAGCGCAATATCGCGTGCAATTCTTTAATTTCTTTAACAATATCTATGCTTTTTTCTGCAATGTCGGCGGCGCTGAGCGTGCGGGTAAGCAGATCGAGCCGTTGCTCCAGGCTGTCCAGCAGGGGCATGTTGCGCGCGGCCGCTCTGCGTTTGACGGAGGGCATCAGTTGCAGCCTCCCGTTGCATCCACGCCCGCACGGCAGCCGTACTGCACGCCTACCTGGGGGGTATGGTTCTGGCGGTCTTCGTGTCGGTCAAAGGTGTGCTCGAGGCGTTCGAGCAGGCGATCGAGACCCGAAATGCGGGCGTTGAGGGCCTGCATTTCGCCGCGCAGGGCCGCCAGCTCGTTTTGCAGGCCAGCCATGTCGGCAGTGCCGGGGGCGAGGCGCAGGTGTTGCTCAAGCGCGTCGAGCCTGCGGGCTGAGGCGGCCTCGCGCCGGGCGTCGCGCTGCACGTGCAGCGAATAGTCGTCGGCGCGCACAAAGGCCCGCCTCAGGCTCCACAGCGCCCAGGCAAACAGCCCCTGCACGAGCAGCACAAGCAGGCTTGCCCCGGTGGAAGAAAAAATGTCCATGGTCAGCTAACCTCCAAACCAGTCGGGTGCGGTCAAAGGGCGGTCTGGGGGCGGCTAGAATCCCAGTCCCAGCATACCCAGCAGCAGGGTCATGATCTGGTTGAGGGCCGAGGGCGGCAGGTGGTCGCCCCATGCCGGAAATAACAGGGGAACAATGATGAGCCGGCCAGCAACCTCCCAGCCAAAGAGCAGGGTGAGCATCCAGCCCAGAAACGAACGCCACAAGCGCAGCAGGCTGGCGGGCCCGCCGCTGACCTCCGCCTCGTTGATGCGGCTCTGGGCTTCATTTTGCTGGCTGCGGTCGGGCAGCATTTTGCCCACAACGCCGGAGATGCCGCCAATGAGAGTGCCGAGCAGGGACCACATGCTAGTTGGCCTCCCGTTCGAGGTCGGCGAGATACTGGGCCAGGGCCTTGACCCGGTTGCGCCAGCCATCAAGAAAAACCTTCAGCGAGGGACGCCTTGCGGCCAGGTCGCGGTAAAAGGCGTCGCGCAGGCGCAGTATCTGCCGGGCGGCAAACCAGTGCAGATTGGCCGATTCAAGGGCTTCGGCCAGCTCCGTCGTGCGGCTGCCCGCGATGCCGTCCTCGGCAATGGGGGTGTAGTGGTCAAGCTGGGCTTCGCCCACGGCGTTCATGCCCCGCTGCATCTGGCGGACAGCCCTCCCTGGCCCCATGTTTACCGCGCCGTCGTACAGCGTGACGGCCAGGGGCAGGGGCAGGGCCGCGCAACCCAGGGCATCCCAGAAATGCCTTTTGAACAGGGCGGCGGCCTGAGCCCGCGTGCAGGCCCGGATGTCGTCGGCGTCCACATCGCCGTCCATGTCCAGATCAAGGCCGCAATAGGCGCAGCTCGCGGTGCGGGCGTTGGAGCAGTCGTCGCAGGTTTTATGCTGGCGCAGGCATTCCTGGCGGGCCTGTCGGGCAAGATCCTGCACCCAGCGCAGCGAGACCCCATAGTTGGTCAAGCCGCCCGGATCAGCCGGATGGTCGGTCAGTCCGCCTTCCCACTGGGCGGTGAATGCATGGGCTGTTTCAAACATGTTTGTCATGACGCTCTCCTTGCTTTGTTGGCAGCCACAGCGGCGGCGTGTGCACAACATGCCAAAAAGCGGGCCGCGCGTAAGACTGAAACGTTTCAGCAGGGCAAAAGCCTTGCCTGGAGCCGGTTTGAGCGCAAAAACGCGCGTAATTGCGCAGGTGGGCGCAAAAAAAGCCAGCAAATTTGCTGGCTTAAAATTTTTGTCGGGGATGCGTGCGCCTGATTTGCGTCAGTGGCTGGCGTCGGGCCTGTCCGTTGCGGGCCGGGCGGAGTCGCCAAGCTTCATGAGCAACCGAGTCTGCGGTGGAACGGAGTTTTCCTTTTTCAAAATCTGCCAAACGCGGCGGTCAGATATGCCGTGCCGGCGGGCCAGACTGGACACTGCCGCCGTGCTGCTCGCGCCCCGCCGGGTGCTGCGCGAAAAATCCCTGGTGATGTCGCGTTGGCGAAGGCGGTTCATCAACGCCGAACAGCGCGGCACGTACAGGCTGGTGCCGCCAAAAACCGCCATAAGCTTGCGCAGGCACGCAACCCCCAGTTTTTTGCGTAGCGAGTGCCCTTTGTCCTTGGGCAGGCTGCGCGGCACACGGATGCTCTGACCGCCAAAGCCTTGCAACACCAGCCAGAACTGGTGCAGGTCATTGAGCGCCGTCCATATCTGGCGGGCATTGTCCGGCAGGTGCTTGATGAGGCAGCGCCACTGTCGTTCGTCATCGTTTCTGCTCAGGGCGTCGCCCCAGGCGCTGTCCTTCTTGCATCGTTTGCACCCCCTGCCTGCTGCGGCAGGGGGTGTTTTATCCATTTGAACCGCTTCCGCCGGTATATGCTCCGGCGCGTCGGCTTCAATCCGCCTATTGGTCATAGCGCGTCTCCACAATAGGGCAGGTGCGCGCCAGGATGAGATATGCGGGTAATACCGGCGGTGCGGGCGGGGTTTGCGAGCGGGGAGGGGCCTGCGCTGGGGCTTCCTGCTCTCTCTGGCTGGCCAGCAGACGCAGGTGGTCGATTACAAGGCGCAAAACCGGTTGCTGGAATGCACACACGCCTGAGTGTAAGGAATCCAGCACAGCGCTCAGGTTTTGGATATCGTCATAAAATGCGGACATGCTATGCTCCAAAAATAGAAAATTAAATTACCGGGCCGTAAAATAGAAAAATCATTATTTTGGTAGATAGTCAAGGAAAAGTTTTAATAATAAGAAAAGTTTTAACATGCTTATTTAATTTAATAAATATGATAAATATGTGGCAAATTTAGCGAAGTGTTAATACATATTAAAAAGTTTTCTTTGTGCTTTAAGGAAAACTTGAATTTAATTGAAAACAAATATAGGTATGCATAAACGGAAGCGCCAATTTATGAAATAAACGTTTGGAGCGGGATTGGATACTGCTGTTTGACCGGTCTTTGAAGCAATAAAAAAACAAGGGATAATCATGAAGACAGCGCAAGCGCCCCTGATATCGGCATTCGGCGCACGTATGCGTCAGCGCAGGGAAAACCTGGGTTTGCACAAGCAGGTTCTTGCAGAGGCGGTGGGGCTGAGTTTGACGACCATCCAGCAGTACGAGAATGGGCAGCTGCCCAAGGGCAGCCATGCGGTGCGCCTGGCCGACGCCCTTGACTGCTCGCTTGACTGGTTGCTGGCAGGGCGCGGAGATTGCGGCGGCGGCATCGTGGATACGGCCGAAGCGCGGCTCATGATGGTGCCCATGGCCGAGGCCCGCCTGTCAGCGGGTACGGGCAGCTTTGAAACGGGCGGGGACGTGTTGCGGCATTACGCCTTCAGGTGGGATTTTTTGCGGCGCAAGGGCAACCCGGCGCAAATGGTGCTGCTGCGTGTTGCGGGCGACAGCATGCGGCCACGCATTGTAAACAACGACGTGGTGCTCATAGACCAGAGCCAGCGTGAGCCCATACCCGGCAGAATTTACGCCGTGGGCGTGGAAGACATGGTGTATCTCAAGGTGCTGGACGCCATGCCCGGCAAGCTCATTCTTACCAGCATCAACCCCGATTTTGCACCCATTGAGGCAGATACCAGCGACCAGCTGGCGGGCATGGTGCGTATTATCGGCAGGGCTGTGTGGGTGGGCAGAGAGCTTGATTGAGTCGCGTTTGCCCGTGTCTGCTCGCGTCGCGCGCGGTTGGGGCAAACGGCTCAGTGTGTGTGGCTGCGCAGCAGGCGTGACGCAGGCTGCTCAGCTCTTGGGGGCAACGCCCGGCGCCGCAATTTTGTCCATATCGTGCTCGCTGGCAAGGTTGCGGTTCCATGCGCGGATGGCTGCACCCTGCGATACAGACCACTGTTGCGATGTTTGCCCGCAAGAGCAGACAACGCGCCACACTTCCTGTTTGCGGCCAGGGGGAAGCAGGGATTCCAGATGAACATTGGTTCCGCCGCAGACAAGGCAGGGGCGGATTGTGTGTGGATCAAGCTCTTTCATATATGGCAGCATAGCAGCTTTGCCCAGGCACCACAAGGACCGCCTCCGTGCTGGTGCAGACAGCGCTGGAATATGGAAAAAAATAAATCTCGGCGGCAGAACAATTCTTAACGCTTCGTTGACGCGATAATTTGCACTGTAAGGCCGCACGCGACATGTGGCGCTGTGCAATTTTTTTACGTACCTTTTTGGAGGAACTATGCGTTATCTGCTTATCATGCTCGTGTCCCTGATGCTTGCCGCCCCTGTCTATGCCGCCGGAACCACCGACGCTACCGCCGCGCCCGCCGCCCACAAGACCAAGCACGTGACAAAAGCCGCCCCTGTGGATACGGTAGCCAAAGCTTTGGCCGCTGCCAACAAAACCCCTGTGTCCGTGACCGGTACCATTGTGGAACCCATGCAGGGCAAGAAAAACGGCTACATCTTTGACGACGGCACAGGCCGCATGACCGTGGTTTTGGGCAAAAAGGCCGCCGCTGCCGCTCACCTCGAAGCGCAGAGCAAGGTTCACCTGACCGGCGTTATGGTCGTCAAGGCCGGCAAAGAAGGCGTGATGGCTGTGCGTAAGGCTGAAATGCAGCAGTAGCCAGCTTCTATTGCAACAGATTGCGATGGTTTCCGATGTCCGCAGGCTGCGCCACAGTGCGCGGACATCGGAAATCTTTTTGCCCTGTCACCTTCAACTACCTGTCCTGTCTCTGCCACAGAATATTTCTATCCACCCGGCGGCGCAGCCCGGCCTTTCGGAGAACAGTATGCAAACAGTGCGGCCCGCCCTTTGTTCCATGCTTTTGTGCCTGGTGTTCAGCCTTGTGTTTTTGAATTGGCAAACCGCGTGCGCGGCAGGGTTTGAAGGGCCTGGGGTTGCGGCCACAGTAACCCGGGCCGTTGACGTGCTTGGCGCGCAGGACGACGCCCCCTGCGAGCTTGAGGGGCATCTGGTGGAAAAGCTGCCCCGCCGCAAGCACCGCTACCTGTTTGAAGACCACAGCGGGCAGGTTGTGGTTGAAATAGACAACAAGGTTTTTGAGCATCTCACCATCACCCCCAAGGACAAGGTTCGCCTGCTGGGCCATGTGGACTGGAACCGCAAGCGCCTCAACGAGGTTGAGGTGGATTCGCTCTCCATTATCGGCCCCATTACCGCCAAGGATATGCCGGAGGTCGCCCCCGCCCCCCAAAAGTCCGGCCCGGCGAGGCGCTGACATGCCCATTGCCATTTTGCTTGTGGAGGACAACGAGGACATCCTCGCCAATCTCTACGCGTTTCTTGAGCCGCTGGGCTATGAACTCGACTGCGCCCGCAATGGCAAAACCGGCCTGTCCATGGCGCTTGAGCAGCATTTTGACTGCATCGTGCTTGACGTGATGCTGCCCGGTCTTGACGGTATAAACCTGTGCCGCGCCCTGCGCGAAAAGCATCAGCGCCACACGCCAGTCATCATGCTGACCGCAAGGGATGCCGTGGCCGACAGGGTGCAGGGTCTCGAAGCCGGGGCGGACGACTACCTCGTCAAACCCTTTGCCCTCAAGGAACTCGAAGCCAGAATACGCGCGCTGTTGCGCCGGGGGCGCATGTCGGCCGCCAATGCCGCCGATGGCGGCGCAGTGTGGACCTACGCGGATATGACATTCAATGCGAGCGAGCACTGGGCCGAGCGTCAGGGCCGCCGTCTGCGCCTGAGCCCCACGGGTTTTCGCATCCTTGACGAGCTGGTGCGCGTTGCGCCGGGGCTTGTGCGGCGAGAAGATCTCGAGCACAGTCTGTGGGGCGACGACCCGCCCGAAGGCAGCGCCCTGCGCACGCACATCCACGAGCTGCGGCGCGAGCTGGATAAACCCTTTGCCTTGCCCCTGCTGCACACAGTGCCGCATGTCGGCTACCGGCTGAGCACCGACCCCGGAGAAACCGACTGATGCGCAGGCCTCCCACCCCTCGCGTTTACGCTGCAGACGGCTGTGCCGCCTCTCCCCGCCGCAGGACGAGCATTCGTCGCCGCCTGCTGGCGGCTTTTGTGTTTTTGGCCCTGCTCATGAGCGCGGCCCTGGGGATAGTGGGGCGGCTGTCGTTTGATTCGCTGGGAACCTACCTGGTGGGCTGGCACGCCAGACCGGTGATGGAAGCCTTTATCGAGGCGGAAAAGCGCGCCTGGGAGGCTGAAGACAACGGCGGAGGCAATCTGTACTACGGCGAAGACCTCGCGGTGGTCATGCATTGGCGTTTTCTTGTAGGCAAGCAGGTGCCGCAAGAGTGGCGGGATATGCCCGACGGGCTGCATTTCATCAACCACATGGAAGAATTTATTCTTATCGAGCGCAGGGACGACGTCATCTATGTGCTCAACGGCGGCACCGGCGCGTTTTTGGCGCTGAAAAAACGTCTCAACCGCATTTTGTTGCTCTGCGCCGTCAGCGGGCTTGGGCTGGCCGTGATATTGGCTGCGGTCATGAGCCGCCGCCTGACAGGGCCGCTGAGCAGGCTCACGACGGCGGTAGAGGGGCGCTCCACCGCGTACCTGCAGGCCGGTGCGCAGGAGTCTGGCGCGAGTGCGCAGCCCATCCCCCTGACGGGGCTGGACGATGAGGTTGGCGTGCTGGCGCGGGCCATCGCCGCGCGCGAGGAGGCCCTGCAACGCTTTGTACAGCGCGAAAGCAACTTTACCGGTGATGTGAGCCACGAGTTGCGCACGCCGCTTACGGTCATGCAGGGCGGCCTGGA is from Desulfovibrio desulfuricans and encodes:
- a CDS encoding DUF2730 family protein — its product is MDIFSSTGASLLVLLVQGLFAWALWSLRRAFVRADDYSLHVQRDARREAASARRLDALEQHLRLAPGTADMAGLQNELAALRGEMQALNARISGLDRLLERLEHTFDRHEDRQNHTPQVGVQYGCRAGVDATGGCN
- a CDS encoding sensor histidine kinase; its protein translation is MRRPPTPRVYAADGCAASPRRRTSIRRRLLAAFVFLALLMSAALGIVGRLSFDSLGTYLVGWHARPVMEAFIEAEKRAWEAEDNGGGNLYYGEDLAVVMHWRFLVGKQVPQEWRDMPDGLHFINHMEEFILIERRDDVIYVLNGGTGAFLALKKRLNRILLLCAVSGLGLAVILAAVMSRRLTGPLSRLTTAVEGRSTAYLQAGAQESGASAQPIPLTGLDDEVGVLARAIAAREEALQRFVQRESNFTGDVSHELRTPLTVMQGGLEILELQLQRLPQGESLSPVVQRLLRTTGRMTNTVRTLLMLARRPEEIEFHELDCSALLWGIVAEMAGDAVLRLAGQPGRSGSDGSAAACPAKGAATAACSAASLNRTASLPGDGAVGHPPFSGPEQRPPVVLQADIASGVLVRGQKELAGIVFNNLLDNACQYTENGCATVALTPGELCVRNSGRIPSGVDIFARGVRCAPKAGSGAGLGLSLALRACERLGWQLDLVSDPAGGEAVFRVTFTPLSQGVDI
- a CDS encoding YgiW/YdeI family stress tolerance OB fold protein, yielding MQTVRPALCSMLLCLVFSLVFLNWQTACAAGFEGPGVAATVTRAVDVLGAQDDAPCELEGHLVEKLPRRKHRYLFEDHSGQVVVEIDNKVFEHLTITPKDKVRLLGHVDWNRKRLNEVEVDSLSIIGPITAKDMPEVAPAPQKSGPARR
- a CDS encoding XRE family transcriptional regulator, which produces MKTAQAPLISAFGARMRQRRENLGLHKQVLAEAVGLSLTTIQQYENGQLPKGSHAVRLADALDCSLDWLLAGRGDCGGGIVDTAEARLMMVPMAEARLSAGTGSFETGGDVLRHYAFRWDFLRRKGNPAQMVLLRVAGDSMRPRIVNNDVVLIDQSQREPIPGRIYAVGVEDMVYLKVLDAMPGKLILTSINPDFAPIEADTSDQLAGMVRIIGRAVWVGRELD
- a CDS encoding response regulator transcription factor, which produces MPIAILLVEDNEDILANLYAFLEPLGYELDCARNGKTGLSMALEQHFDCIVLDVMLPGLDGINLCRALREKHQRHTPVIMLTARDAVADRVQGLEAGADDYLVKPFALKELEARIRALLRRGRMSAANAADGGAVWTYADMTFNASEHWAERQGRRLRLSPTGFRILDELVRVAPGLVRREDLEHSLWGDDPPEGSALRTHIHELRRELDKPFALPLLHTVPHVGYRLSTDPGETD
- a CDS encoding glycoside hydrolase family 108 protein, translated to MTNMFETAHAFTAQWEGGLTDHPADPGGLTNYGVSLRWVQDLARQARQECLRQHKTCDDCSNARTASCAYCGLDLDMDGDVDADDIRACTRAQAAALFKRHFWDALGCAALPLPLAVTLYDGAVNMGPGRAVRQMQRGMNAVGEAQLDHYTPIAEDGIAGSRTTELAEALESANLHWFAARQILRLRDAFYRDLAARRPSLKVFLDGWRNRVKALAQYLADLEREAN
- a CDS encoding Mor transcription activator family protein, producing the protein MTNRRIEADAPEHIPAEAVQMDKTPPAAAGRGCKRCKKDSAWGDALSRNDDERQWRCLIKHLPDNARQIWTALNDLHQFWLVLQGFGGQSIRVPRSLPKDKGHSLRKKLGVACLRKLMAVFGGTSLYVPRCSALMNRLRQRDITRDFSRSTRRGASSTAAVSSLARRHGISDRRVWQILKKENSVPPQTRLLMKLGDSARPATDRPDASH
- a CDS encoding NirD/YgiW/YdeI family stress tolerance protein yields the protein MRYLLIMLVSLMLAAPVYAAGTTDATAAPAAHKTKHVTKAAPVDTVAKALAAANKTPVSVTGTIVEPMQGKKNGYIFDDGTGRMTVVLGKKAAAAAHLEAQSKVHLTGVMVVKAGKEGVMAVRKAEMQQ
- a CDS encoding Lar family restriction alleviation protein — protein: MLPYMKELDPHTIRPCLVCGGTNVHLESLLPPGRKQEVWRVVCSCGQTSQQWSVSQGAAIRAWNRNLASEHDMDKIAAPGVAPKS